The Salmo salar chromosome ssa06, Ssal_v3.1, whole genome shotgun sequence genome window below encodes:
- the LOC123743498 gene encoding kelch repeat and BTB domain-containing protein 11 has product MSEQITVENCYEILTIAKRQRIGELKQKAYKHMSDNFLEILRDPAVYGRLTGGERELILTMRMEGKRALVVAEINEVYDRAGSRPPSRENSRPQSPLSMVSLEENHVIYYYNEETKDWKVLTKMPDEINTKGSGICTMYNYLFVAGGIKVQGDKGKVSDKVFCYNPLTDSWGEIRPLTQGRSQLKLVSMDGYLFAIGGECLFTVEKYDPRTDRWSPVAPLPKGAFAVAHEATTCNGELFVSGGSLFYRLLRYDNRRADWEECPFNNSRKKSTDMVAFKNFIYRFDVNRDYGVNVFKYNTVVKIWHDSASLEQTNPLPFRCAVIGNTIYCVNKSQTLQFVVEEENEQFLPDAEALRAPVEAKGALVPFVLALPKTA; this is encoded by the coding sequence ATGTCGGAGCAGATTACCGTTGAGAACTGCTATGAGATTTTGACAATAGCCAAAAGGCAACGTATCGGTGAATTGAAGCAGAAAGCCTACAAGCACATGAGTGACAATTTCTTGGAAATACTGCGTGATCCTGCTGTCTATGGGCGTTTgacgggaggggagagagagctgaTTCTCACTATGAGAATGGAGGGAAAGAGGGCGTTGGTGGTGGCTGAAATCAACGAGGTGTATGACCGCGCCGGGAGCAGACCTCCAAGCCGTGAGAACAGTCGCCCTCAGAGCCCTCTATCGATGGTGTCCCTGGAGGAGAACCATGTGATTTACTATTACAACGAGGAGACAAAGGACTGGAAAGTGCTGACGAAGATGCcggatgaaatcaacacaaaggGCTCTGGGATATGCACCATGTACAATTATCTATTCGTAGCAGGTGGAATCAAAGTGCAGGGCGACAAAGGCAAGGTCTCAGACAAGGTGTTCTGCTACAACCCTCTCACTGACAGCTGGGGCGAAATACGACCGCTCACCCAGGGTCGGTCTCAGCTCAAGCTGGTGTCCATGGACGGCTACCTGTTTGCAATCGGAGGGGAGTGTCTATTCACGGTGGAGAAATACGACCCTCGCACTGATAGATGGAGCCCTGTGGCGCCGCTACCAAAAGGGGCGTTCGCTGTTGCGCACGAGGCAACGACCTGTAATGGAGAGCTTTTCGTATCCGGAGGCTCTCTCTTTTATCGTCTGCTAAGATATGACAATAGAAGAGCTGATTGGGAGGAATGCCCGTTCAACAACAGCAGGAAGAAATCCACCGACATGGTGGCGTTCAAAAACTTCATCTACAGGTTTGACGTCAACCGTGACTATGGCGTCAACGTGTTCAAATACAACACTGTGGTGAAAATATGGCATGACAGTGCGTCCCTGGAGCAGACCAACCCCTTGCCCTTTCGCTGTGCTGTCATTGGCAACACTATTTACTGTGTGAACAAGTCCCAAACATTGCAGTTTGTTGTGGAAGAGGAGAATGAACAGTTTCTGCCTGATGCAGAAGCACTCAGAGCACCTGTAGAGGCTAAAGGTGCCCTTGTTCCATTTGTCCTGGCTCTGCCTAAAACAGCCTGA